In Archaeoglobus profundus DSM 5631, the sequence TAGCATTCTCCAAAGCCTTCTTTGCACACTCAACAAGTTCCTCATGATCTCCTAAATCGATTGTTATAGCTGTGTCCGCTATGTAACCATCCACATGAGCTCCTATATCTATTTTAACGACATCTCCTTCCCTGAAGACTCTTTCATCATTTTTCTTTGGTGTGAAGTGCGCTGCATCGCTGTTGATAGATATATTACAGGGAAATGCGGGCTTTCCACCCAATTCAACTATCCTCTTCTCAACAAATTCTGCAATATCCAAGAGCTTAACTCCGGGTTCTACGAGCTTTACAACCTCCTCTTTAACCCTTTTAAGTATATCTCCAGCCTTTTCGTACTTCTCAAACATCGCACTCGCTTTGCAAGAAGTTAAAAATACGTTGCGATTACTTTAATTATGGGCGCTGATATAGGAGAGCTCTTGAAGAGGGAAGAAGTTGAGATAGAATACTTTTCAGGAAAGAAGATTGCAATAGATGCCTTTAACACGTTATACCAGTTCCTAGCGACAATAAGACAGCCTGACGGAACACCTTTGATGGATTCAAAGGGTAGGATAACATCTCACCTTTCAGGAATTCTTTATAGGGTTTCAAATATGGTGGAGGTCGGAATAAAGCCGATATTTGTTTTTGATGGAGAACCGCCTGAGTTCAAAAAGAAGGAGATTGAGAGAAGGAGAAAAATTAGGGAAGAAGCTGAGATCAAGTGGAAAACAGCTTTGGATATAGCTGAAGCGAGGAAGTATGCACAGCAAGCTGTGAGAGTTGATGAGTATATTATCGAATCTTCTAAGAAGCTTTTGAATTTGATGGGAATTCCCATAGTTCAGGCACCCTCAGAGGGAGAAGCTCAGGCCGCATACATAGTTAGAAAGGGTGATGCGGATTACACAGGTTCGCAAGATTACGATTCCCTTCTTTTCGGCTCGCCAAGACTGGCAAGGAATTTGGCCATAACTGGGAGGAGAAAGTTGCCCGGAAAGAACGTTTACACCGAAGTTAAACCCGAGGTGATAGACTTAGAATACAACCTGAAAAAGCTTGGAATTACTAGAGAACAGCTAATTGATATAGCTTTACTTGTAGGAACAGACTACAACGAGGGGGTTGAGGGGATAGGTGTTAAGAAGGCCTACAAGTACGTCAAGGCTTATGGAGACATATTCAAGGTTCTGAGGGTTCTGAAGGTTAAAGTTGAGGAGCCCATAGAGGAGATAAGAAACTTCTTCTTAAATCCTCCGGTGACAGATGATTACGAGATAAAGTTTAGGGAGCCCAATGTCGATGGAATAATTGAGTTTCTATGTGAGGAGCACGATTTCAGTAGGGAGAGGGTTGAAAAAGCTGTAGAGAAGCTTAGAGCCATTAAAAGCGATCAGCTTACTCTGGACAGGTGGTTTTAATGCACGAGGTTGATTTCGATATTAACTTTGGAGTTCTAACGATTTCAACTTCAAGATTTGAAAGGCACGGAATGCGGAGCAATCCTCCAGAAGATGACGACTCTGGTAGGTATCTTGTCGAGGAGTTTAATGCTAAAGCGTACATGTTAATTCCAGACGATGTGATGGAAATTAGAAGAGCTGTTTTGGATATGTTAGGAGATGTTGATGTCGTCATAACTACGGGAGGAACTGGTCTAAATCCGAAGGATGTAACGATTGAAGCAGTGAAACCTTTAATTGAAAAAGAGATAGAGGGTTTTGGAGAAATTTTCAGGTATCTCAGCTACAAGGAGATAGGAGAAAGGGCTATGCTGACGAGGGCTTTTGCTGGTATCGTCAGGGGTAAAGCTGTATTTTGCCTGCCAGGATCGTTGAACGCTGTAAAACTTGGAGCTAAGCTCATAAAGTCGCAGGTGAGACACATACTAACTCATGCGAGGGGTTTGAGGTAGCGTAACATTCATAAGCTTTCTGTAGAAACTTTGGACTGCGGGGGTTGCCGAGCCAGGAAAAGGCGCGGGGCTTAAGACCCCGTCCCGAAGGGGTCCGCGGGTTCAAATCCCGCCCCCCGCATCGAATTCTGTCAAAAATCAGTATGAACAGTTTGCTAAGAGGATAGAGCTAAAAGCTATCTCCGATGACGAAAAACAGCGATATAAGACTGTCGTTTTAAAATTTTTAGAGGATCTTTCATACAATCTTGATGATAAAGCCATTATTAATTATATAAACAAATTAAAGAAAGAATTTGCACCTAAGACCGCGAGAATGCATATCATTCGTATCAGGGCTTTTCTCAAGTTCATTGATCATCCTATTGCGAATCTAATCGAACTTCCGAAAGTTCCTAAGAGACGGAGGAGACTTGTGATTAAAGTCGAGCACGTCAGAGATCTACTCAGGGAAATTGACGAGAAGCTTAGTGGTCCCTACAGGCTCAAGCTCAAGTCGGCTGTTTTACTATCAGCCACGAGCGGATTAAGGGCTGAGGAACTCTACAAACTCAGACTTGAGGATATTGACCTTGAAAACAGAACGATTTTTGTAAGGGCTGAGATAGCCAAAGACTACGAGGATCGTGTTACTTTCTTCTCGAAAGAGGCTCAAGATGTTTTAGAGGAATATTTGAACACTTTTAAGCCTTCAAATCCCTTATTCAGTAAGAAGAGTTTACTTCATCAATTTTCAAAGCTCGACACGAGGTTAAGAATGAAGCACATGCGTAAGTTCTTCAGTCAGCAGTCTGACAGGTTAGGAATGCCCACTGCCGTGAAGAAGATATTAATGGGACACTCCACCGCTGGAGATGTTGATTTATCCCACTACGATTTCCAAGATGAAGAAGAGCTTAAAAAAATTTACGACGAATACTGGAAGAATTTTAGGATTTTAGGCTAAGCTAGGTGTGTCTGGATGCTATCAACGTCATCAATAATCAGATGATAGCATCCATCATTCTTGGGTCTCATTGGATTCGGGGATACATCTCCTCGACCCCGTTCACCGTGCACCCTCACACGGCACATCTCAAACAACATTAATGATGCGAACTTGTAAAGTTTTCTCGATTGCACTTGACAGCATTAGACAGCAAGTTTATCAAAAATATAAATTATACAGCGCTCTGATTAGGAATATTGGTTTTCCAAGCTCTTTGGCTATTTCTTCTGGTGATTTCCCCTCAGTTTTTAGTTCTTTCACTATGTCAAGCAACTTGGTCATTTAAATCACCTCGTATATTGGTGTTCCAGCT encodes:
- a CDS encoding tyrosine-type recombinase/integrase, with amino-acid sequence MIKVEHVRDLLREIDEKLSGPYRLKLKSAVLLSATSGLRAEELYKLRLEDIDLENRTIFVRAEIAKDYEDRVTFFSKEAQDVLEEYLNTFKPSNPLFSKKSLLHQFSKLDTRLRMKHMRKFFSQQSDRLGMPTAVKKILMGHSTAGDVDLSHYDFQDEEELKKIYDEYWKNFRILG
- a CDS encoding MogA/MoaB family molybdenum cofactor biosynthesis protein; this translates as MHEVDFDINFGVLTISTSRFERHGMRSNPPEDDDSGRYLVEEFNAKAYMLIPDDVMEIRRAVLDMLGDVDVVITTGGTGLNPKDVTIEAVKPLIEKEIEGFGEIFRYLSYKEIGERAMLTRAFAGIVRGKAVFCLPGSLNAVKLGAKLIKSQVRHILTHARGLR
- the fen gene encoding flap endonuclease-1 → MGADIGELLKREEVEIEYFSGKKIAIDAFNTLYQFLATIRQPDGTPLMDSKGRITSHLSGILYRVSNMVEVGIKPIFVFDGEPPEFKKKEIERRRKIREEAEIKWKTALDIAEARKYAQQAVRVDEYIIESSKKLLNLMGIPIVQAPSEGEAQAAYIVRKGDADYTGSQDYDSLLFGSPRLARNLAITGRRKLPGKNVYTEVKPEVIDLEYNLKKLGITREQLIDIALLVGTDYNEGVEGIGVKKAYKYVKAYGDIFKVLRVLKVKVEEPIEEIRNFFLNPPVTDDYEIKFREPNVDGIIEFLCEEHDFSRERVEKAVEKLRAIKSDQLTLDRWF